The proteins below are encoded in one region of Rhododendron vialii isolate Sample 1 chromosome 7a, ASM3025357v1:
- the LOC131331938 gene encoding E3 ubiquitin ligase PQT3-like isoform X2, translating into MAVYYKFKSAKDYDSIPTDGHFISLANLKEKVFELKKLGRGTDFDLVVTNAQTNEEYVDEAVLIPRNTSVLVRRVPGRPRMPIVTGVVITHDMPKVKDSSNNNDTLPAKSSFLGADSSAMDNHEDPEWDEFGNDLYAIPEVLPVQASNPIQHAPPPGKDDEDSKIDALIRTPALDWHHQASDGFGRGRGSGRGLVAHGFGRGGLDWKTPPQGYVCHRCKVPGHFIQHCPTNGDHNFDLKRVKPPTGIPKSMLMTTSDGSYALPSGAVAVLKPNEAAFEKEMEGLPSTRSVGDLPAELHCPLCKDVMKDAVLTSKCCFNSFCDTCIRDRIISKSVCVCGATNVLADDLLPNKTLRDTINRILESNNSSAENAGSTSQVQDMESKIPKPTFPSSTSSATSKGEQAPPPQSEETSKVQESGEVANAPKQTSEEGRIKKIASASGVMHNSMSAMEPASQGSVPMAKEVFQQKPLSGKKKKKKKDRMPLNAAEIQWDAADNTMMSLCPLSYNPRWNGTQARIDGYVSPYGDPLPYMSYGLGPFDVPFGFLPQDPFVAQGYMMPPVPPQMHASWDLANFGMALNAGPPIVSREQFEARKTDLRRKHELESRVDRRELSKGRQGSREVGSSGNASSLKSEYVRFLRSKFMLLLHYVCTAGGTLGGTIKLFVRTTVFLESVMRLLANECLQNFLSLVKMTGSCFVAAFGIKHTTVVVILFCMRNSKGLNLNKSFSVFGLEGPSDCLRFVVKEMKTWTILAVAHTMDVINGSFKLPFLCHKEMERKEGIEGVVHLKTFSFTRVLQLFSAFFF; encoded by the exons ATGGCGGTCTACTACAAATTCAAGAGCGCAAAAGATTACGACTCGATCCCAACCGACGGCCACTTCATATCGCTCGCCAATCTGAAAGAAAAAGTGTTTGAGTTGAAGAAACTGGGCAGGGGTACCGATTTTGATCTCGTTGTCACCAACGCCCAGACCAACGAAG aGTACGTTGATGAAGCAGTGCTGATTCCGAGAAATACTTCTGTTCTGGTTCGTCGAGTACCTGGACGGCCTCGCATGCCCATAGTTACTGGAGTAGTTATTACGCATGACAT GCCAAAGGTCAAGGATAGTAGCAACAATAATGATACTCTACCAGCAAAGAGTAGTTTTCTAGGAGCTGATTCATCTGCCATGGACAAT CATGAAGATCCAGAATGGGATGAATTTGGAAATGATTTGTATGCCATTCCTGAGGTTCTACCAGTTCAGGCTAGCAATCCAATTCAGCATGCTCCCCCTCCTGGAAAAGATGACGAGGACAGCAAAATCGACGCTTTAATTCGTACTCCAGCCCTGGATTGGCATCA TCAAGCTTCCGACGGCTTTGGCCGTGGTAGAGGTTCTGGACGGGGTTTGGTTGCACATGGTTTTG gTCGAGGTGGGCTGGACTGGAAAACACCTCCACAGGGCTATGTATGTCACAGGTGTAAGGTGCCTG GTCATTTTATTCAGCACTGCCCCACAAATGGAGATCATAATTTTGACCTCAAAAGAGTGAAGCCTCCCACTGGTATTCCGAAGTCTATGCTAATGACAACTTCAGATGGATCATATGCATTACCAAGTGGAGCTGTCGCTGTTTTGAAGCCAAATGA GGCcgcttttgaaaaagaaatggaagggTTGCCTTCCACTCGTTCTGTTGGTGATCTTCCAGCTGAGCTCCACTGCCCTTTATGCAAAGATGTTATGAAAGATGCAGTGCTGACAAGCAAGTGTTGTTTTAACAGTTTTTGTGATACAT GTATAAGAGACCGCATCATATCTAAATCAGTCTGTGTCTGTGGAGCCACAAATGTGCTAGCAGACGATCTTTTACCCAACAAGACACTCAGAGACACAATCAACAGAATATTGGAGTCCAACAACAGCAGTGCAGAAAATGCCGGCAGTACTTCCCAAGTCCAAG ATATGGAGTCTAAGATTCCAAAGCCTACGTTTCCATCCTCAACAAGTTCAGCAACCTCAAAAGGGGAACAAGCGCCACCACCTCAAAGCGAAGAGACTTCAAAGGTGCAAGAGTCTGGAGAAGTTGCCAATGCTCCAAAGCAAACCTCGGAGGAAGGGaggattaaaaaaattgcttctGCTTCTGGAGTTATGCACAATTCAATGAGTGCGATGGAACCTGCATCACAAGGTAGTGTTCCAATGGCTAAGGAAGTATTCCAGCAGAAGCCACTTTCTG gaaagaaaaagaaaaagaagaaagaccGCATGCCTCTGAACG CTGCGGAGATTCAGTGGGATGCTGCTGACAACACTATGATGTCTCTGTGCCCATTATCTTATAATCCTCGCTGGAATGGCACACAAGCTCGCATCGATGGATATGTATCCCCTTATGGTGATCCCCTTCCATATATGAGTTATGGGCTTGGACCTTTCGATGTTCCTTTCGGCTTTTTACCCCAGGACCCATTTGTTGCACAAGGTTATATGATGCCTCCAGTCCCCCCTCAGATGCATGCTTCATG GGATCTTGCCAATTTTGGGATGGCCTTGAATGCTGGACCCCCCATTGTGAGCAGAGAGCAATTTGAGGCTCGGAAAACTGATCTAAGGCGGAAGCATGAACTTGAGAGTCGGGTTGATAG GAGAGAGCTATCCAAAGGCAGACAAGGCAGTCGTGAAGTGGGCAGCAGTGGGAATGCTTCTTCGTTGAAATCCGAATATGTACGTTTTTTGCGGTCTAAATTTATGCTTTTGCTTCATTATGTGTGTACTGCAGGAGGTACTCTTGGTGGTACAATCAAACTATTTGTTAGAACAACCGTATTTCTGGAAAGCGTAATGCGGCTCCTGGCAAATGAATGCCTACAAAATTTCCTTTCCTTAGTAAAGATGACGGGAAGTTGTTTCGTTGCTGCATTTGGGATTAAACACACAACCGTAgtagtaattttgttttgtatgaGGAACAGCAAGGGGTTAAATTTAAACAAATCTTTCTCTGTTTTCGGACTTGAGGGTCCTTCTGATTGCCTGAGATTTGTGGTGAAAGAAATGAAAACCTGGACTATTTTAGCAGTCGCTCATACTATGGATGTTATTAACGGAAGTTTCAAGCTTCCATTTCTTTGCCATAAAGAAATGGAGCGGAAGGAGGGAATCGAAGGGGTTGTCCACTTGAAGACCTTTAGTTTCACAAGGGTTTTACAActtttttctgctttttttttttaa
- the LOC131331938 gene encoding E3 ubiquitin ligase PQT3-like isoform X1: MAVYYKFKSAKDYDSIPTDGHFISLANLKEKVFELKKLGRGTDFDLVVTNAQTNEEYVDEAVLIPRNTSVLVRRVPGRPRMPIVTGVVITHDMPKVKDSSNNNDTLPAKSSFLGADSSAMDNHEDPEWDEFGNDLYAIPEVLPVQASNPIQHAPPPGKDDEDSKIDALIRTPALDWHHQASDGFGRGRGSGRGLVAHGFGRGGLDWKTPPQGYVCHRCKVPGHFIQHCPTNGDHNFDLKRVKPPTGIPKSMLMTTSDGSYALPSGAVAVLKPNEAAFEKEMEGLPSTRSVGDLPAELHCPLCKDVMKDAVLTSKCCFNSFCDTCIRDRIISKSVCVCGATNVLADDLLPNKTLRDTINRILESNNSSAENAGSTSQVQDMESKIPKPTFPSSTSSATSKGEQAPPPQSEETSKVQESGEVANAPKQTSEEGRIKKIASASGVMHNSMSAMEPASQGSVPMAKEVFQQKPLSVEPGKKKKKKKDRMPLNAAEIQWDAADNTMMSLCPLSYNPRWNGTQARIDGYVSPYGDPLPYMSYGLGPFDVPFGFLPQDPFVAQGYMMPPVPPQMHASWDLANFGMALNAGPPIVSREQFEARKTDLRRKHELESRVDRRELSKGRQGSREVGSSGNASSLKSEYVRFLRSKFMLLLHYVCTAGGTLGGTIKLFVRTTVFLESVMRLLANECLQNFLSLVKMTGSCFVAAFGIKHTTVVVILFCMRNSKGLNLNKSFSVFGLEGPSDCLRFVVKEMKTWTILAVAHTMDVINGSFKLPFLCHKEMERKEGIEGVVHLKTFSFTRVLQLFSAFFF; encoded by the exons ATGGCGGTCTACTACAAATTCAAGAGCGCAAAAGATTACGACTCGATCCCAACCGACGGCCACTTCATATCGCTCGCCAATCTGAAAGAAAAAGTGTTTGAGTTGAAGAAACTGGGCAGGGGTACCGATTTTGATCTCGTTGTCACCAACGCCCAGACCAACGAAG aGTACGTTGATGAAGCAGTGCTGATTCCGAGAAATACTTCTGTTCTGGTTCGTCGAGTACCTGGACGGCCTCGCATGCCCATAGTTACTGGAGTAGTTATTACGCATGACAT GCCAAAGGTCAAGGATAGTAGCAACAATAATGATACTCTACCAGCAAAGAGTAGTTTTCTAGGAGCTGATTCATCTGCCATGGACAAT CATGAAGATCCAGAATGGGATGAATTTGGAAATGATTTGTATGCCATTCCTGAGGTTCTACCAGTTCAGGCTAGCAATCCAATTCAGCATGCTCCCCCTCCTGGAAAAGATGACGAGGACAGCAAAATCGACGCTTTAATTCGTACTCCAGCCCTGGATTGGCATCA TCAAGCTTCCGACGGCTTTGGCCGTGGTAGAGGTTCTGGACGGGGTTTGGTTGCACATGGTTTTG gTCGAGGTGGGCTGGACTGGAAAACACCTCCACAGGGCTATGTATGTCACAGGTGTAAGGTGCCTG GTCATTTTATTCAGCACTGCCCCACAAATGGAGATCATAATTTTGACCTCAAAAGAGTGAAGCCTCCCACTGGTATTCCGAAGTCTATGCTAATGACAACTTCAGATGGATCATATGCATTACCAAGTGGAGCTGTCGCTGTTTTGAAGCCAAATGA GGCcgcttttgaaaaagaaatggaagggTTGCCTTCCACTCGTTCTGTTGGTGATCTTCCAGCTGAGCTCCACTGCCCTTTATGCAAAGATGTTATGAAAGATGCAGTGCTGACAAGCAAGTGTTGTTTTAACAGTTTTTGTGATACAT GTATAAGAGACCGCATCATATCTAAATCAGTCTGTGTCTGTGGAGCCACAAATGTGCTAGCAGACGATCTTTTACCCAACAAGACACTCAGAGACACAATCAACAGAATATTGGAGTCCAACAACAGCAGTGCAGAAAATGCCGGCAGTACTTCCCAAGTCCAAG ATATGGAGTCTAAGATTCCAAAGCCTACGTTTCCATCCTCAACAAGTTCAGCAACCTCAAAAGGGGAACAAGCGCCACCACCTCAAAGCGAAGAGACTTCAAAGGTGCAAGAGTCTGGAGAAGTTGCCAATGCTCCAAAGCAAACCTCGGAGGAAGGGaggattaaaaaaattgcttctGCTTCTGGAGTTATGCACAATTCAATGAGTGCGATGGAACCTGCATCACAAGGTAGTGTTCCAATGGCTAAGGAAGTATTCCAGCAGAAGCCACTTTCTGTTGAGCCAG gaaagaaaaagaaaaagaagaaagaccGCATGCCTCTGAACG CTGCGGAGATTCAGTGGGATGCTGCTGACAACACTATGATGTCTCTGTGCCCATTATCTTATAATCCTCGCTGGAATGGCACACAAGCTCGCATCGATGGATATGTATCCCCTTATGGTGATCCCCTTCCATATATGAGTTATGGGCTTGGACCTTTCGATGTTCCTTTCGGCTTTTTACCCCAGGACCCATTTGTTGCACAAGGTTATATGATGCCTCCAGTCCCCCCTCAGATGCATGCTTCATG GGATCTTGCCAATTTTGGGATGGCCTTGAATGCTGGACCCCCCATTGTGAGCAGAGAGCAATTTGAGGCTCGGAAAACTGATCTAAGGCGGAAGCATGAACTTGAGAGTCGGGTTGATAG GAGAGAGCTATCCAAAGGCAGACAAGGCAGTCGTGAAGTGGGCAGCAGTGGGAATGCTTCTTCGTTGAAATCCGAATATGTACGTTTTTTGCGGTCTAAATTTATGCTTTTGCTTCATTATGTGTGTACTGCAGGAGGTACTCTTGGTGGTACAATCAAACTATTTGTTAGAACAACCGTATTTCTGGAAAGCGTAATGCGGCTCCTGGCAAATGAATGCCTACAAAATTTCCTTTCCTTAGTAAAGATGACGGGAAGTTGTTTCGTTGCTGCATTTGGGATTAAACACACAACCGTAgtagtaattttgttttgtatgaGGAACAGCAAGGGGTTAAATTTAAACAAATCTTTCTCTGTTTTCGGACTTGAGGGTCCTTCTGATTGCCTGAGATTTGTGGTGAAAGAAATGAAAACCTGGACTATTTTAGCAGTCGCTCATACTATGGATGTTATTAACGGAAGTTTCAAGCTTCCATTTCTTTGCCATAAAGAAATGGAGCGGAAGGAGGGAATCGAAGGGGTTGTCCACTTGAAGACCTTTAGTTTCACAAGGGTTTTACAActtttttctgctttttttttttaa
- the LOC131331938 gene encoding E3 ubiquitin ligase PQT3-like isoform X5 has protein sequence MAVYYKFKSAKDYDSIPTDGHFISLANLKEKVFELKKLGRGTDFDLVVTNAQTNEEYVDEAVLIPRNTSVLVRRVPGRPRMPIVTGVVITHDMPKVKDSSNNNDTLPAKSSFLGADSSAMDNHEDPEWDEFGNDLYAIPEVLPVQASNPIQHAPPPGKDDEDSKIDALIRTPALDWHHQASDGFGRGRGSGRGLVAHGFGRGGLDWKTPPQGYVCHRCKVPGHFIQHCPTNGDHNFDLKRVKPPTGIPKSMLMTTSDGSYALPSGAVAVLKPNEAAFEKEMEGLPSTRSVGDLPAELHCPLCKDVMKDAVLTSKCCFNSFCDTCIRDRIISKSVCVCGATNVLADDLLPNKTLRDTINRILESNNSSAENAGSTSQVQDMESKIPKPTFPSSTSSATSKGEQAPPPQSEETSKVQESGEVANAPKQTSEEGRIKKIASASGVMHNSMSAMEPASQGSVPMAKEVFQQKPLSVEPGKKKKKKKDRMPLNAAEIQWDAADNTMMSLCPLSYNPRWNGTQARIDGYVSPYGDPLPYMSYGLGPFDVPFGFLPQDPFVAQGYMMPPVPPQMHASWRELSKGRQGSREVGSSGNASSLKSEYKSNPQPSMADHHRSSNSHHERRRSQTERSSVERLSDHDPKLHQQPQSSSHSKRKSDRYDGDYKTSSASSKKKKGVSVSNRNDGDYASSDEDDDDDDRHFKRRRRSRNDRERNHRE, from the exons ATGGCGGTCTACTACAAATTCAAGAGCGCAAAAGATTACGACTCGATCCCAACCGACGGCCACTTCATATCGCTCGCCAATCTGAAAGAAAAAGTGTTTGAGTTGAAGAAACTGGGCAGGGGTACCGATTTTGATCTCGTTGTCACCAACGCCCAGACCAACGAAG aGTACGTTGATGAAGCAGTGCTGATTCCGAGAAATACTTCTGTTCTGGTTCGTCGAGTACCTGGACGGCCTCGCATGCCCATAGTTACTGGAGTAGTTATTACGCATGACAT GCCAAAGGTCAAGGATAGTAGCAACAATAATGATACTCTACCAGCAAAGAGTAGTTTTCTAGGAGCTGATTCATCTGCCATGGACAAT CATGAAGATCCAGAATGGGATGAATTTGGAAATGATTTGTATGCCATTCCTGAGGTTCTACCAGTTCAGGCTAGCAATCCAATTCAGCATGCTCCCCCTCCTGGAAAAGATGACGAGGACAGCAAAATCGACGCTTTAATTCGTACTCCAGCCCTGGATTGGCATCA TCAAGCTTCCGACGGCTTTGGCCGTGGTAGAGGTTCTGGACGGGGTTTGGTTGCACATGGTTTTG gTCGAGGTGGGCTGGACTGGAAAACACCTCCACAGGGCTATGTATGTCACAGGTGTAAGGTGCCTG GTCATTTTATTCAGCACTGCCCCACAAATGGAGATCATAATTTTGACCTCAAAAGAGTGAAGCCTCCCACTGGTATTCCGAAGTCTATGCTAATGACAACTTCAGATGGATCATATGCATTACCAAGTGGAGCTGTCGCTGTTTTGAAGCCAAATGA GGCcgcttttgaaaaagaaatggaagggTTGCCTTCCACTCGTTCTGTTGGTGATCTTCCAGCTGAGCTCCACTGCCCTTTATGCAAAGATGTTATGAAAGATGCAGTGCTGACAAGCAAGTGTTGTTTTAACAGTTTTTGTGATACAT GTATAAGAGACCGCATCATATCTAAATCAGTCTGTGTCTGTGGAGCCACAAATGTGCTAGCAGACGATCTTTTACCCAACAAGACACTCAGAGACACAATCAACAGAATATTGGAGTCCAACAACAGCAGTGCAGAAAATGCCGGCAGTACTTCCCAAGTCCAAG ATATGGAGTCTAAGATTCCAAAGCCTACGTTTCCATCCTCAACAAGTTCAGCAACCTCAAAAGGGGAACAAGCGCCACCACCTCAAAGCGAAGAGACTTCAAAGGTGCAAGAGTCTGGAGAAGTTGCCAATGCTCCAAAGCAAACCTCGGAGGAAGGGaggattaaaaaaattgcttctGCTTCTGGAGTTATGCACAATTCAATGAGTGCGATGGAACCTGCATCACAAGGTAGTGTTCCAATGGCTAAGGAAGTATTCCAGCAGAAGCCACTTTCTGTTGAGCCAG gaaagaaaaagaaaaagaagaaagaccGCATGCCTCTGAACG CTGCGGAGATTCAGTGGGATGCTGCTGACAACACTATGATGTCTCTGTGCCCATTATCTTATAATCCTCGCTGGAATGGCACACAAGCTCGCATCGATGGATATGTATCCCCTTATGGTGATCCCCTTCCATATATGAGTTATGGGCTTGGACCTTTCGATGTTCCTTTCGGCTTTTTACCCCAGGACCCATTTGTTGCACAAGGTTATATGATGCCTCCAGTCCCCCCTCAGATGCATGCTTCATG GAGAGAGCTATCCAAAGGCAGACAAGGCAGTCGTGAAGTGGGCAGCAGTGGGAATGCTTCTTCGTTGAAATCCGAATAT AAGTCCAATCCACAACCATCAATGGCCGACCACCACCGTAGCAGCAACAGCCACCACGAGCGCCGCCGCTCCCAAACGGAGCGGTCGTCGGTTGAACGCCTCTCCGATCATGACCCCAAACTTCATCAACAACCCCAATCATCGTCGCATTCTAAAAGGAAATCCGATCGGTACGACGGAGATTACAAAACGTCGTCCGCGTcgtcgaagaagaagaaaggagtgTCGGTGTCAAATCGGAACGATGGAGATTACGCGTCGAGTGAtgaagacgacgacgacgacgatcggcatTTCAAGAGAAGGCGGCGGTCGAGGAATGATCGAGAACGCAATCACAGAGAGTGA
- the LOC131331938 gene encoding E3 ubiquitin ligase PQT3-like isoform X4 has product MAVYYKFKSAKDYDSIPTDGHFISLANLKEKVFELKKLGRGTDFDLVVTNAQTNEEYVDEAVLIPRNTSVLVRRVPGRPRMPIVTGVVITHDMPKVKDSSNNNDTLPAKSSFLGADSSAMDNHEDPEWDEFGNDLYAIPEVLPVQASNPIQHAPPPGKDDEDSKIDALIRTPALDWHHQASDGFGRGRGSGRGLVAHGFGRGGLDWKTPPQGYVCHRCKVPGHFIQHCPTNGDHNFDLKRVKPPTGIPKSMLMTTSDGSYALPSGAVAVLKPNEAAFEKEMEGLPSTRSVGDLPAELHCPLCKDVMKDAVLTSKCCFNSFCDTCIRDRIISKSVCVCGATNVLADDLLPNKTLRDTINRILESNNSSAENAGSTSQVQDMESKIPKPTFPSSTSSATSKGEQAPPPQSEETSKVQESGEVANAPKQTSEEGRIKKIASASGVMHNSMSAMEPASQGSVPMAKEVFQQKPLSVEPGKKKKKKKDRMPLNAAEIQWDAADNTMMSLCPLSYNPRWNGTQARIDGYVSPYGDPLPYMSYGLGPFDVPFGFLPQDPFVAQGYMMPPVPPQMHASWDLANFGMALNAGPPIVSREQFEARKTDLRRKHELESRVDRRELSKGRQGSREVGSSGNASSLKSEYKSNPQPSMADHHRSSNSHHERRRSQTERSSVERLSDHDPKLHQQPQSSSHSKRKSDRYDGDYKTSSASSKKKKGVSVSNRNDGDYASSDEDDDDDDRHFKRRRRSRNDRERNHRE; this is encoded by the exons ATGGCGGTCTACTACAAATTCAAGAGCGCAAAAGATTACGACTCGATCCCAACCGACGGCCACTTCATATCGCTCGCCAATCTGAAAGAAAAAGTGTTTGAGTTGAAGAAACTGGGCAGGGGTACCGATTTTGATCTCGTTGTCACCAACGCCCAGACCAACGAAG aGTACGTTGATGAAGCAGTGCTGATTCCGAGAAATACTTCTGTTCTGGTTCGTCGAGTACCTGGACGGCCTCGCATGCCCATAGTTACTGGAGTAGTTATTACGCATGACAT GCCAAAGGTCAAGGATAGTAGCAACAATAATGATACTCTACCAGCAAAGAGTAGTTTTCTAGGAGCTGATTCATCTGCCATGGACAAT CATGAAGATCCAGAATGGGATGAATTTGGAAATGATTTGTATGCCATTCCTGAGGTTCTACCAGTTCAGGCTAGCAATCCAATTCAGCATGCTCCCCCTCCTGGAAAAGATGACGAGGACAGCAAAATCGACGCTTTAATTCGTACTCCAGCCCTGGATTGGCATCA TCAAGCTTCCGACGGCTTTGGCCGTGGTAGAGGTTCTGGACGGGGTTTGGTTGCACATGGTTTTG gTCGAGGTGGGCTGGACTGGAAAACACCTCCACAGGGCTATGTATGTCACAGGTGTAAGGTGCCTG GTCATTTTATTCAGCACTGCCCCACAAATGGAGATCATAATTTTGACCTCAAAAGAGTGAAGCCTCCCACTGGTATTCCGAAGTCTATGCTAATGACAACTTCAGATGGATCATATGCATTACCAAGTGGAGCTGTCGCTGTTTTGAAGCCAAATGA GGCcgcttttgaaaaagaaatggaagggTTGCCTTCCACTCGTTCTGTTGGTGATCTTCCAGCTGAGCTCCACTGCCCTTTATGCAAAGATGTTATGAAAGATGCAGTGCTGACAAGCAAGTGTTGTTTTAACAGTTTTTGTGATACAT GTATAAGAGACCGCATCATATCTAAATCAGTCTGTGTCTGTGGAGCCACAAATGTGCTAGCAGACGATCTTTTACCCAACAAGACACTCAGAGACACAATCAACAGAATATTGGAGTCCAACAACAGCAGTGCAGAAAATGCCGGCAGTACTTCCCAAGTCCAAG ATATGGAGTCTAAGATTCCAAAGCCTACGTTTCCATCCTCAACAAGTTCAGCAACCTCAAAAGGGGAACAAGCGCCACCACCTCAAAGCGAAGAGACTTCAAAGGTGCAAGAGTCTGGAGAAGTTGCCAATGCTCCAAAGCAAACCTCGGAGGAAGGGaggattaaaaaaattgcttctGCTTCTGGAGTTATGCACAATTCAATGAGTGCGATGGAACCTGCATCACAAGGTAGTGTTCCAATGGCTAAGGAAGTATTCCAGCAGAAGCCACTTTCTGTTGAGCCAG gaaagaaaaagaaaaagaagaaagaccGCATGCCTCTGAACG CTGCGGAGATTCAGTGGGATGCTGCTGACAACACTATGATGTCTCTGTGCCCATTATCTTATAATCCTCGCTGGAATGGCACACAAGCTCGCATCGATGGATATGTATCCCCTTATGGTGATCCCCTTCCATATATGAGTTATGGGCTTGGACCTTTCGATGTTCCTTTCGGCTTTTTACCCCAGGACCCATTTGTTGCACAAGGTTATATGATGCCTCCAGTCCCCCCTCAGATGCATGCTTCATG GGATCTTGCCAATTTTGGGATGGCCTTGAATGCTGGACCCCCCATTGTGAGCAGAGAGCAATTTGAGGCTCGGAAAACTGATCTAAGGCGGAAGCATGAACTTGAGAGTCGGGTTGATAG GAGAGAGCTATCCAAAGGCAGACAAGGCAGTCGTGAAGTGGGCAGCAGTGGGAATGCTTCTTCGTTGAAATCCGAATAT AAGTCCAATCCACAACCATCAATGGCCGACCACCACCGTAGCAGCAACAGCCACCACGAGCGCCGCCGCTCCCAAACGGAGCGGTCGTCGGTTGAACGCCTCTCCGATCATGACCCCAAACTTCATCAACAACCCCAATCATCGTCGCATTCTAAAAGGAAATCCGATCGGTACGACGGAGATTACAAAACGTCGTCCGCGTcgtcgaagaagaagaaaggagtgTCGGTGTCAAATCGGAACGATGGAGATTACGCGTCGAGTGAtgaagacgacgacgacgacgatcggcatTTCAAGAGAAGGCGGCGGTCGAGGAATGATCGAGAACGCAATCACAGAGAGTGA